One Kitasatospora sp. NBC_01287 DNA window includes the following coding sequences:
- the trmB gene encoding tRNA (guanosine(46)-N7)-methyltransferase TrmB, whose amino-acid sequence MTSTATSPQLPAQSAPAQSPSARLSAAPAGYPAPMYPHRATEEQHREHRIRSFQPRRGRMTPAQAGALDRHWEQWGLAIDGTPLDLPALFGGLPVTLEIGFGMGETTAAMAAADPSTGILAADVHTPGHGNLLGLLEQSGARNVRLAAGDAVILLRDMLGDASLAGLRVYFADPWPKPKHHKRRLVQPHFLDLVLPRLAPGALVHCATDWEPYAEQMLDVLGARPELVNLHPQGDGSAWTQEERRADGTVPGYAPRPEWRPVTKFERAGLAKGHVVHDLLFRKI is encoded by the coding sequence GTGACTTCGACTGCCACCTCCCCCCAGCTCCCCGCCCAGTCGGCTCCGGCCCAGTCGCCCTCCGCGCGCCTGTCGGCCGCGCCCGCGGGCTACCCGGCCCCGATGTATCCGCACCGGGCCACCGAGGAACAGCACCGCGAGCACCGGATCCGCAGCTTCCAGCCGCGCCGGGGCCGGATGACCCCGGCGCAGGCAGGCGCGCTGGACCGGCACTGGGAGCAGTGGGGCCTGGCGATCGACGGCACGCCGCTGGACCTGCCCGCGCTCTTCGGCGGCCTGCCGGTGACCCTGGAGATCGGCTTCGGAATGGGCGAGACGACGGCCGCGATGGCCGCCGCCGACCCGTCGACGGGCATCCTCGCCGCCGACGTGCACACCCCGGGACACGGCAACCTGCTGGGCCTGCTGGAGCAGAGCGGGGCGCGCAACGTGCGGCTGGCGGCCGGCGACGCGGTGATCCTGCTGCGCGACATGCTGGGCGACGCGAGCCTGGCGGGCCTGCGGGTCTACTTCGCCGACCCGTGGCCCAAGCCCAAGCACCACAAGCGGCGCCTGGTCCAGCCGCACTTCCTCGACCTGGTGCTGCCGCGGCTGGCCCCGGGCGCCCTGGTGCACTGCGCCACCGACTGGGAGCCGTACGCCGAGCAGATGCTCGACGTCCTCGGCGCCCGCCCGGAGCTGGTCAACCTGCACCCGCAGGGCGACGGCAGCGCCTGGACGCAGGAGGAGCGCCGGGCGGACGGCACCGTCCCCGGCTACGCGCCGCGCCCCGAGTGGCGCCCGGTGACCAAGTTCGAGCGGGCCGGCCTGGCCAAGGGCCACGTGGTGCACGATCTGCTGTTCCGCAAGATCTGA
- a CDS encoding PrsW family intramembrane metalloprotease, with protein sequence MSSPSRPRSAGPTATGLVLAASAVLLVHLVQAQTGTTGLLVGLGLAVLPLPFVLAALTWLNQSARVPARRLALCLVWGSCAAATIAMLANGWASDTLTALQGSSRGETLGAEFASPLIEESAKGAVLLLTMAPPLRRWARAARLAPTPPARARLRHRAVATGLVLSGFSACGFAFAENVLYLGRAFTDDQRQRLDAIGLGLSPSLRDYDDTVRTFVLRALLSPFAHPLFTALTGLGLAVALTSRRRWPARLAAPLGLLAAVALHGAWNAAAGLGTHGFLLVYAALMVPCFAALTGLALWAGARPGPGVR encoded by the coding sequence GTGAGCAGCCCGTCACGTCCGCGCTCGGCCGGCCCCACCGCCACCGGGCTGGTGCTGGCCGCCAGCGCGGTGCTGCTGGTCCATCTGGTCCAGGCCCAGACCGGTACCACCGGGCTGCTGGTGGGCCTGGGCCTGGCCGTGCTCCCGCTGCCCTTCGTGCTGGCCGCGCTGACCTGGCTGAACCAGAGCGCCCGGGTGCCGGCCCGCCGGCTGGCGCTCTGCCTGGTCTGGGGCTCCTGCGCCGCCGCCACGATCGCGATGCTGGCCAACGGCTGGGCCAGCGACACCCTGACCGCGCTGCAGGGCAGCAGCCGCGGCGAGACGCTGGGCGCCGAGTTCGCCAGCCCGCTGATCGAGGAGAGCGCCAAGGGCGCCGTGCTGCTGCTCACCATGGCACCACCGCTGCGCCGGTGGGCCAGGGCGGCGCGCCTGGCGCCGACCCCGCCGGCCAGGGCCCGGCTGCGGCACCGCGCGGTCGCCACCGGCCTGGTCCTGAGCGGCTTCAGCGCCTGCGGGTTCGCCTTCGCCGAGAACGTCCTCTACCTGGGCCGGGCCTTCACCGATGACCAGCGCCAGCGGCTGGACGCGATCGGGCTGGGGCTGAGCCCGAGCCTGCGCGACTACGACGACACGGTGCGCACCTTCGTGCTGCGCGCGCTGCTGTCACCCTTCGCGCACCCGCTCTTCACCGCGCTGACCGGCCTGGGCCTGGCGGTCGCGCTCACCTCCCGGCGGCGCTGGCCGGCCCGGCTCGCGGCCCCGCTGGGCCTGCTGGCGGCGGTGGCGCTGCACGGCGCCTGGAACGCGGCGGCGGGCCTGGGCACCCATGGCTTCCTGCTGGTCTACGCGGCCCTGATGGTCCCCTGCTTCGCCGCGCTGACCGGTCTGGCCCTCTGGGCCGGGGCCCGCCCGGGGCCCGGTGTCCGATAA
- a CDS encoding TNT domain-containing protein, whose amino-acid sequence MITVRKSSRLLVALAAGAALFTAAPAAQADTTPSDQCSAAFHQGDFRLGPEQLPSTGPVGRQLLGYRRTGGASVPDFLAKYYDSAAGSWKYPPQNGYLLGFNSQPIEFDQPLPAGQDIDRYGSEYGSFLAPEGTPYPMRAIPPQSLDSTPAAGCNYHDYKVLKSFTVHGGPIAPWFNQPGLGWQYQLDATLIPGAPAQINVGWLVTNGYLQRLV is encoded by the coding sequence ATGATCACTGTACGCAAGTCGAGCCGCCTGCTGGTCGCCCTGGCCGCCGGTGCCGCGCTCTTCACCGCCGCTCCGGCCGCGCAGGCCGACACCACTCCCAGTGACCAGTGCTCGGCCGCCTTCCACCAGGGCGACTTCCGGCTCGGGCCCGAGCAGCTGCCCAGCACCGGTCCGGTCGGGCGGCAACTGCTCGGTTACCGGCGCACCGGCGGCGCGAGCGTCCCCGACTTCCTCGCGAAGTACTACGACTCCGCCGCCGGCAGCTGGAAGTACCCGCCGCAGAACGGCTACCTGCTCGGCTTCAACAGCCAGCCGATCGAGTTCGACCAGCCGCTGCCGGCGGGCCAGGACATCGACCGCTACGGCAGCGAGTACGGCTCGTTCCTGGCGCCCGAGGGCACCCCGTACCCGATGCGCGCCATCCCGCCGCAGAGCCTGGACAGCACCCCGGCGGCCGGCTGCAACTACCACGACTACAAGGTGCTCAAGTCGTTCACCGTGCACGGCGGACCGATCGCCCCGTGGTTCAACCAGCCCGGCCTCGGCTGGCAGTACCAGCTGGACGCCACCCTGATCCCCGGTGCGCCCGCGCAGATCAACGTCGGCTGGCTGGTCACCAACGGCTACCTGCAGCGACTGGTCTGA
- a CDS encoding tyrosine-protein phosphatase, producing MDESLNGSRLLAISGLRNLRDLGGLGAVRPGLLYRSGWLAELTSEGTRELAKLDLRTVIDLRDAIELAQRPDRTEGLDVVLANLPLLPQGAGNLHGLPAQELYPLLVDTAGPVVVAVLRRLLEPGALPALVHCAVGRDRTGIVLALLLDLLGVPEEEIVADYLLSNEGLGLLDGPGEYVDPSGVVRLSHPVEAYLITDVLARVREQHGSAEAYLTAHGLNAAEILDLRATLRE from the coding sequence ATGGACGAATCCCTGAACGGCTCCCGGCTGCTGGCGATATCCGGTCTGCGCAACCTGCGCGACCTCGGCGGGCTGGGGGCAGTGCGCCCCGGACTGCTCTACCGCTCCGGCTGGCTGGCCGAGTTGACCTCCGAAGGCACGCGCGAACTGGCCAAGCTCGACCTGCGCACGGTGATCGACCTGCGCGACGCGATCGAACTCGCGCAGCGCCCCGACCGCACCGAGGGCCTGGACGTCGTTCTGGCCAACTTGCCGCTGCTGCCCCAGGGGGCCGGCAACCTGCACGGGCTGCCGGCACAGGAGCTCTACCCGCTGCTGGTCGACACCGCCGGGCCCGTCGTGGTCGCCGTGCTGCGCCGACTGCTGGAGCCCGGGGCGCTGCCCGCGCTGGTGCACTGCGCGGTCGGCCGGGACCGCACCGGCATCGTGCTCGCGCTGCTGCTCGACCTGCTGGGCGTGCCCGAGGAGGAGATCGTCGCCGACTACCTGCTCTCCAACGAGGGCCTGGGCCTGCTCGACGGCCCGGGGGAGTACGTGGACCCGAGCGGGGTGGTCCGACTCTCCCACCCGGTCGAGGCGTACCTGATCACCGACGTGCTGGCCCGGGTCCGCGAGCAGCACGGCAGTGCCGAGGCCTACCTGACGGCGCATGGCCTGAATGCTGCGGAGATCCTTGACCTGCGCGCTACCCTGCGTGAGTGA
- a CDS encoding methyltransferase domain-containing protein, translating to MLITSRPLDEYCGFFGLRRAELRALPGPVLDCPGGAAALVAEARALGCRVVAADPAYADPQPALLARAEAARRTMAHAMRTAPQRHLAPRYHPYDRYLRSWDRARALFAADRAAHPGDYVAAALPALPFADATFALTLSSYLLFAYPERFTPDDQLAALRELVRVTAPGGEVRVHPLHDAESRRCPHLAELRGALGAQGISSELRTVRAPGDGRRRYLLALTRHHRYRPVPWTNP from the coding sequence ATGCTGATCACCTCCCGGCCGCTGGACGAGTACTGCGGCTTCTTCGGCCTGCGTCGCGCCGAGCTGCGGGCACTGCCGGGACCGGTGCTCGACTGCCCGGGCGGTGCCGCCGCCCTGGTCGCCGAGGCCCGGGCGCTGGGCTGCCGGGTGGTGGCCGCCGACCCCGCCTACGCCGACCCGCAGCCGGCCCTGCTGGCCCGCGCCGAAGCCGCCCGGCGGACCATGGCCCACGCGATGCGGACCGCCCCGCAGCGCCACCTGGCGCCCCGGTACCACCCCTACGACAGGTACCTGCGCAGCTGGGACCGGGCCAGGGCGCTCTTCGCCGCCGACCGCGCCGCCCACCCCGGCGACTACGTGGCCGCCGCGCTGCCCGCGCTGCCCTTCGCCGACGCCACCTTCGCCCTCACCCTCAGCTCCTACCTGCTCTTCGCCTACCCCGAGCGCTTCACCCCGGACGACCAACTGGCCGCGCTGCGCGAGCTGGTGAGGGTCACCGCCCCGGGCGGCGAGGTCCGGGTGCACCCGCTGCACGACGCCGAGAGCCGCCGCTGCCCGCACCTCGCCGAGCTGCGCGGCGCCCTCGGCGCCCAGGGCATCAGCAGCGAGCTGCGCACCGTGCGGGCCCCGGGCGACGGGCGGCGTCGATACCTGCTCGCGCTGACCCGGCATCACCGCTACCGTCCGGTGCCATGGACGAATCCCTGA
- a CDS encoding sensor domain-containing protein, translating into MTTTTIPARYLTADLLADLAADTGPEPATAPAIDSATDRALSDGATRFWRAPFARETYREAGYVLTSPFLAAAGFTWTVVLFALGTGTLVTALGLPVLALMLAGARGLGAVERGRVARLLGARQAAPAPVRPARPGGWGRLAAQLTDQAGWRAAAYQVLMFPWHILSFCLTVTFWASGAAMAALPAYNWVFPHYVGWPGYKIFDYTSGGVRHAYYLTHFWQLAGVSVAGVLMLFLAARLTHALTVVSRRAAAALLAG; encoded by the coding sequence ATGACGACGACGACGATCCCGGCCCGCTACCTCACCGCTGACCTGCTGGCCGACCTGGCAGCCGACACCGGCCCGGAGCCCGCCACCGCCCCCGCCATCGACTCCGCCACCGACCGCGCGCTGTCGGACGGGGCGACCCGCTTCTGGCGCGCCCCGTTCGCCCGGGAGACCTACCGGGAGGCCGGCTACGTGCTCACCTCCCCCTTCCTGGCGGCCGCCGGCTTCACCTGGACCGTCGTGCTCTTCGCCCTCGGCACCGGCACCCTGGTGACCGCGCTGGGTCTGCCGGTGCTCGCGCTGATGCTGGCCGGTGCCCGCGGGCTCGGGGCCGTCGAGCGCGGCCGGGTGGCCCGGCTGCTCGGTGCCCGGCAGGCCGCCCCCGCCCCGGTGCGCCCGGCCCGGCCCGGCGGTTGGGGGCGGCTGGCCGCGCAGCTGACCGACCAGGCGGGCTGGCGGGCGGCGGCGTACCAGGTGCTGATGTTCCCCTGGCACATCCTCAGCTTCTGCCTGACGGTCACCTTCTGGGCGTCCGGCGCCGCGATGGCGGCACTGCCCGCCTACAACTGGGTCTTCCCGCACTACGTCGGCTGGCCGGGCTACAAGATCTTCGACTACACCAGCGGCGGCGTCCGCCACGCCTACTACCTGACCCACTTCTGGCAGCTGGCGGGCGTCTCGGTGGCCGGCGTCCTGATGCTCTTCCTGGCGGCCCGGCTGACCCACGCGCTGACCGTCGTCTCCCGCCGCGCCGCCGCCGCCCTGCTGGCCGGCTGA
- a CDS encoding GNAT family N-acetyltransferase, translated as MHPVLLTGPRLTIREFHHVPRDIDALHAIFGDPETARFLPFEPRDREDCADQVALYLEEAENHPRTVYRLAVTLTEEGEDAVPLGNAVLGVEGVESQRAAFIGYALRRDAWGRGYATEIARLLCDFGFGTLDLHRLAARLDPQNLASARVLRKLGFQLEGRLRHDLHLRGAWHDALQYSLLADEWPTGG; from the coding sequence ATGCACCCCGTCCTGCTCACCGGACCGCGGCTGACCATCCGCGAGTTCCACCACGTGCCGCGCGACATCGACGCCCTGCACGCGATCTTCGGCGATCCCGAGACCGCCCGCTTCCTGCCCTTCGAGCCGCGGGACCGGGAGGACTGCGCCGACCAGGTGGCCCTCTACCTGGAGGAGGCGGAGAACCACCCGCGCACCGTCTACCGGCTGGCCGTCACGCTGACCGAGGAGGGCGAGGACGCGGTGCCGCTGGGCAACGCGGTGCTCGGCGTGGAGGGCGTGGAGAGTCAGCGTGCGGCCTTCATCGGCTACGCGCTGCGCCGGGACGCCTGGGGCCGCGGCTACGCCACCGAGATCGCCCGGCTGCTCTGCGACTTCGGCTTCGGCACGCTGGACCTGCACCGGCTGGCCGCCCGGCTGGACCCGCAGAACCTGGCCTCCGCCCGGGTGCTGCGCAAGCTCGGCTTCCAGCTGGAGGGCCGGCTGCGGCACGACCTCCACCTGCGCGGCGCCTGGCACGACGCGCTGCAGTACTCGCTGCTGGCGGACGAGTGGCCGACGGGGGGATAA
- a CDS encoding M23 family metallopeptidase, with translation MALTHPPESRLEASGTGLLDHPGMTAEAARHRVPRQARVGAPALGVTAMAAALGATGLTAGAAAAATPNPAPAAPIAAPDGTPAATDGAADPGLALAARIQQQADSRTATEEAARLEAANEAAAKRAAQQAVQVRQAPAAADAEAAAPRAEPSAEAPALAVPQPADVQLPLTKYTLSALGQAGGHWAQLHTGLDFAAPAGTPVTAVAGGQVSSAGWSGAYGYRVIQTLPDGTELWYCHLATIAVPAGPLAQGAVLGTVGATGTMAAPPGAGPAGPRLRLEVRPGGGAPVEAAGWLHAHGVTP, from the coding sequence GTGGCGTTGACGCACCCCCCGGAGAGCCGCCTCGAGGCGAGCGGTACCGGACTGCTCGACCACCCCGGCATGACGGCGGAGGCCGCCCGGCACCGGGTGCCCCGCCAGGCGCGGGTCGGTGCTCCAGCCCTCGGTGTCACCGCGATGGCCGCCGCGCTCGGCGCCACCGGGCTGACCGCCGGCGCGGCCGCCGCTGCCACCCCGAACCCGGCGCCCGCCGCTCCGATCGCCGCCCCGGACGGGACGCCGGCCGCCACGGACGGTGCCGCCGACCCCGGCCTGGCCCTGGCCGCGCGGATCCAGCAGCAGGCGGACAGCCGCACCGCCACGGAGGAGGCCGCGCGCCTGGAGGCGGCCAACGAGGCGGCCGCCAAGCGGGCCGCGCAGCAGGCCGTCCAGGTCCGGCAGGCGCCCGCCGCCGCCGACGCCGAGGCCGCCGCACCCCGGGCCGAGCCGTCCGCCGAGGCTCCGGCCCTGGCGGTGCCCCAGCCGGCTGACGTCCAACTGCCGCTGACCAAGTACACGTTGAGCGCGCTCGGCCAGGCCGGCGGGCACTGGGCGCAGCTGCACACCGGTCTCGACTTCGCCGCCCCAGCCGGCACCCCGGTCACCGCGGTGGCCGGCGGGCAGGTCAGCTCGGCGGGCTGGTCCGGCGCCTACGGCTACCGGGTGATCCAGACCCTGCCGGACGGCACCGAGCTCTGGTACTGCCACCTCGCCACGATCGCCGTCCCGGCGGGCCCGCTCGCGCAGGGCGCGGTGCTCGGTACGGTCGGCGCCACCGGCACCATGGCCGCCCCGCCCGGCGCGGGCCCCGCCGGACCGCGCCTGCGCCTGGAGGTCCGCCCCGGTGGCGGCGCCCCGGTCGAGGCGGCCGGCTGGCTGCACGCCCACGGCGTCACCCCGTAG
- a CDS encoding YiaA/YiaB family inner membrane protein: MTSSVQPRTTSAYYLQAILSFALSLGGLSVGIACLPVSSWMRAFLALGLLYATTSAFTLAKVVRDRQEAGEIVTRVDQARLEKLLAEHDPFRADGL, encoded by the coding sequence ATGACTTCCTCGGTACAGCCGCGGACCACGTCCGCCTATTACCTCCAGGCGATCCTCTCCTTCGCGCTCTCCCTCGGCGGGCTCTCGGTCGGAATCGCCTGTCTCCCGGTGAGCTCCTGGATGCGCGCCTTCCTCGCCCTCGGCCTGCTCTACGCGACCACCTCCGCCTTCACGCTGGCCAAAGTGGTCCGCGACCGTCAGGAGGCCGGCGAGATCGTCACCCGGGTCGACCAGGCCCGACTGGAGAAGCTGCTCGCCGAGCACGACCCGTTCCGGGCCGACGGCCTCTGA
- a CDS encoding alpha/beta fold hydrolase → MNATTTPQTQYLQLPGGTIAFDDTAGPGTPVVLLPGMLDSRAAYRHLRPLLTAAGHRVITMDLRGFGESSITWDDYSPAAVATDVVALLAHLDLTRATLVGQSYTGATAVRAATLAPERVAGVVLLDAFVEQPAPGLLTRAMVHLLGSVVIAFPKAWGYYLNKMAMPTTKPADHERYVAGLVAALRTPGRRRATRGQVRGDAGPTGWAEELRCPVLVVMGSKDPDFPNPEMVADRQASVMNARKVMIDGAGHYPMADYPQATADALLPFFAEVA, encoded by the coding sequence ATGAACGCCACCACCACCCCGCAGACCCAGTACCTGCAGCTCCCCGGCGGCACCATCGCCTTCGACGACACCGCGGGCCCGGGCACCCCGGTCGTGCTGCTGCCCGGGATGCTCGACTCCCGCGCCGCCTACCGGCACCTGCGGCCGCTGCTCACCGCCGCGGGGCACCGGGTGATCACCATGGACCTCCGGGGCTTCGGCGAGTCCTCCATCACCTGGGACGACTACTCCCCCGCCGCGGTCGCCACCGACGTGGTCGCGCTGCTGGCCCACCTGGACCTCACGCGGGCCACCCTGGTCGGCCAGTCCTACACCGGCGCCACCGCGGTGCGGGCCGCCACGCTGGCGCCGGAGCGGGTGGCCGGGGTCGTCCTGCTGGACGCCTTCGTCGAGCAGCCGGCCCCCGGCCTGCTGACCCGCGCCATGGTCCACCTGCTCGGCTCCGTGGTGATCGCCTTCCCGAAGGCCTGGGGCTACTACCTGAACAAGATGGCCATGCCGACCACCAAGCCCGCCGACCACGAGCGGTACGTGGCCGGCCTGGTGGCCGCGCTGCGCACCCCGGGCCGGCGCCGGGCCACCCGCGGCCAGGTCCGCGGCGACGCCGGCCCGACCGGTTGGGCCGAGGAGCTGCGCTGCCCGGTGCTGGTGGTGATGGGCAGCAAGGACCCCGACTTCCCGAACCCGGAAATGGTCGCGGACCGTCAAGCCAGTGTGATGAACGCCCGTAAGGTGATGATCGACGGTGCCGGGCACTACCCGATGGCGGACTACCCGCAGGCCACCGCCGACGCCCTGCTCCCCTTCTTCGCCGAGGTGGCCTGA
- a CDS encoding TetR-like C-terminal domain-containing protein, whose protein sequence is MPRAGLTPDLVVDHALALIDAEGPEALTLAGVALRAKVAAPSLYKHVPGGLGGLRRLVGIRVTADLGARLEQAITGLTGDAAIAALLRAYHGYAIDHPNRYAALPQSPSVTDEQLIGVSSAMIGTIFRVLQGYGIADAEAVHAARAVRALAHGFASLVIGGAFQLSEDLRVTQDRLIAIMTSGLRDWPGRL, encoded by the coding sequence ATGCCCCGCGCCGGACTCACCCCCGACCTGGTGGTCGACCACGCGCTCGCACTGATCGACGCCGAGGGCCCCGAGGCCCTGACCCTGGCGGGCGTGGCCCTGCGAGCCAAGGTGGCCGCCCCCTCGCTCTACAAGCACGTGCCCGGCGGCCTGGGCGGACTGCGCCGGCTGGTCGGCATCCGGGTCACCGCCGACCTGGGGGCCCGGCTGGAGCAGGCCATCACCGGACTGACCGGGGATGCCGCGATCGCCGCCCTGCTGCGGGCCTACCACGGCTACGCGATCGACCACCCGAACCGCTACGCCGCCCTCCCGCAGAGCCCGTCCGTCACCGACGAGCAGCTGATCGGCGTCTCCAGCGCGATGATCGGCACCATCTTCCGGGTCCTGCAGGGCTACGGGATCGCCGACGCCGAGGCGGTGCACGCGGCCCGCGCCGTGCGGGCGCTGGCACACGGCTTCGCGTCGCTGGTGATCGGCGGGGCCTTCCAGCTCAGCGAGGACCTGCGGGTGACCCAGGACCGGCTGATCGCCATCATGACCAGCGGACTGCGGGACTGGCCCGGGCGGCTCTGA
- a CDS encoding sensor histidine kinase → MGSSGEDIWAAVATAVAVAALPAAALLALALLRAGRRHRAAIEERGWLLERERESAARTAVDAERARIARELHDIVSHNVSVMVIQAGAAREVLATLPGEAATALLAVEGAGRDAMTELRHLLGLLAPDANGEQPGDGGERADLAPQPGLGRLGALVDRIAFAGLPVEVRISGEPRELPAGIDVTAYRIVQEALTNALRHGDGRQAEVTIRYADRSLRVEVLNGGPSARAGDPGGSAGPRRERGGDGAGAGAGRGLLGLRERVAVYGGDLDARRRLGGGYRVRARIPLDRPGDQA, encoded by the coding sequence GTGGGAAGTTCGGGGGAGGACATCTGGGCGGCGGTCGCGACGGCGGTCGCAGTGGCGGCGCTGCCGGCGGCCGCACTGCTCGCTCTCGCGCTGCTGCGGGCCGGGCGACGGCACCGGGCGGCCATCGAGGAGCGCGGCTGGCTGCTGGAGCGGGAGCGGGAGAGCGCGGCGCGCACCGCCGTGGACGCCGAACGGGCCAGGATCGCCCGCGAGTTGCACGACATCGTCAGCCACAACGTGAGCGTCATGGTGATCCAGGCCGGCGCGGCCCGCGAGGTGCTGGCCACCCTGCCGGGAGAAGCCGCGACCGCGCTGCTGGCCGTCGAGGGCGCCGGACGGGACGCGATGACCGAACTGCGGCACCTGCTGGGCCTGCTCGCCCCCGACGCCAACGGTGAGCAGCCCGGGGACGGCGGCGAACGGGCCGACCTGGCGCCGCAGCCGGGGCTGGGCCGGCTGGGTGCGCTGGTCGACCGGATCGCCTTCGCCGGGCTGCCGGTGGAGGTGCGGATCTCCGGCGAGCCCCGGGAGCTGCCCGCGGGCATCGACGTGACGGCCTACCGGATCGTGCAGGAGGCGCTGACCAACGCGCTGCGGCACGGGGACGGCCGGCAGGCCGAGGTGACGATCCGCTATGCCGACCGCTCGCTGCGGGTGGAGGTGCTGAACGGCGGGCCGAGTGCGCGGGCCGGCGACCCGGGCGGCAGCGCCGGCCCGCGCCGCGAGCGGGGCGGTGACGGCGCGGGCGCAGGCGCCGGGCGCGGACTGCTGGGACTGCGCGAGCGGGTGGCCGTCTACGGCGGCGACCTGGACGCGCGGCGGCGGCTGGGCGGGGGGTACCGGGTCAGGGCCCGGATCCCGCTGGACCGGCCGGGGGACCAGGCATGA
- a CDS encoding response regulator transcription factor yields MSAGTSAAANTAAKAQANTGANTGASVAAEGAANTGEPGPRVLIADDQALVRTGFRLILAARGIEVVGEAGDGAEAVDLARRLRPDVVLMDIRMPVLDGLEAARQVLARDPACKVIMLTTFDLDHYVYAALALGASGFLLKDVTSDHLVAAVRLVGTGDALLAPSITRRLVERFAATSGPPADGTPAGGPRGIGAPAGPPAAPAVHRDLTALTPRELEVLALLGRGRSNAELARELTLSEATVKTHVARIFAKLALRDRAQAVVLAYETGLVTPGDADE; encoded by the coding sequence ATGAGCGCGGGGACGAGTGCGGCGGCGAACACGGCGGCGAAGGCGCAGGCGAACACGGGGGCGAACACGGGGGCGAGCGTGGCGGCGGAGGGGGCGGCGAACACGGGGGAGCCCGGACCGCGGGTGCTGATCGCCGACGACCAGGCGCTGGTCCGCACCGGGTTCCGGCTGATCCTGGCCGCCCGCGGGATCGAGGTGGTCGGCGAGGCCGGCGACGGCGCCGAGGCGGTGGACCTGGCCCGCCGGCTGCGGCCGGACGTGGTGCTGATGGACATCCGGATGCCCGTGCTGGACGGCCTGGAGGCGGCCCGCCAGGTGCTGGCCCGGGACCCGGCCTGCAAGGTGATCATGCTGACCACCTTCGACCTGGACCACTACGTGTACGCCGCGCTGGCGCTCGGGGCCAGCGGCTTCCTGCTCAAGGACGTCACCTCGGACCACCTGGTCGCCGCCGTCCGCCTGGTCGGCACCGGCGACGCGCTGCTGGCCCCCTCGATCACCCGCCGCCTGGTGGAGCGCTTCGCCGCCACCAGCGGCCCGCCCGCCGACGGCACACCCGCCGGCGGCCCGCGAGGGATCGGCGCACCCGCCGGGCCGCCGGCCGCCCCCGCCGTGCACCGCGACCTCACCGCGCTGACACCCCGCGAGCTGGAGGTCCTCGCCCTGCTCGGCCGCGGCCGCTCCAATGCCGAGCTCGCCCGCGAACTCACCCTGAGCGAGGCCACCGTGAAGACCCACGTGGCCCGGATCTTCGCCAAACTGGCGCTGCGCGACCGCGCCCAGGCCGTGGTGCTCGCCTACGAGACCGGCCTGGTCACCCCCGGGGACGCGGACGAGTAA
- a CDS encoding MgtC/SapB family protein: protein MATLSTLDFVTRLAVGVGCGALIGVERQWRARMAGLRTNALVAAGATLFVLYSASVLDPGSTTRVASYVVSGIGFLGGGVILRDGASVRGLNTAATLWCSAAVGVLAAAGNLLFAVLGTLAVLAIHLVLRPAGRLIDRVPQDDPDIEGVRATVHLLCDRKAETQVRALLLQGLGAAGLTPTGLRARREDEHTTKLRATVAVTGDPARALEQLITRLSLEPGVRDLHWHLTEERQEPEPEALS from the coding sequence GTGGCCACGCTGAGCACACTGGACTTTGTCACCCGGCTCGCGGTCGGGGTCGGCTGCGGCGCGCTGATCGGCGTCGAGCGCCAGTGGCGGGCCCGGATGGCGGGCCTGCGCACCAACGCGCTGGTGGCGGCCGGGGCCACGCTCTTCGTGCTGTACAGCGCGTCCGTGCTCGACCCGGGCTCGACCACCCGGGTCGCCTCCTACGTCGTGTCGGGCATCGGCTTCCTCGGCGGTGGGGTGATCCTGCGCGACGGCGCCAGCGTGCGCGGGCTCAACACGGCGGCCACCCTGTGGTGTTCGGCGGCCGTCGGGGTGCTGGCGGCCGCCGGGAACCTGCTCTTCGCGGTGCTCGGCACCCTCGCCGTGCTGGCGATCCACCTGGTGCTGCGACCGGCCGGGCGGCTGATCGACCGGGTCCCGCAGGACGACCCGGACATCGAGGGCGTGCGCGCCACCGTCCACCTGCTCTGCGACCGCAAGGCCGAGACCCAGGTGCGCGCGCTGCTGCTGCAGGGCCTGGGCGCCGCCGGGCTCACCCCCACCGGCCTGCGGGCCCGCCGGGAGGACGAGCACACCACCAAGCTGCGCGCCACCGTCGCCGTCACCGGCGACCCGGCCCGGGCCCTGGAGCAGCTGATCACCCGGCTCTCCCTGGAACCCGGTGTGCGCGACCTGCACTGGCACCTCACCGAGGAGCGCCAGGAGCCGGAGCCGGAGGCGCTGAGCTAG